A region from the Pelobates fuscus isolate aPelFus1 chromosome 3, aPelFus1.pri, whole genome shotgun sequence genome encodes:
- the LOC134600865 gene encoding P2X purinoceptor 7-like, whose translation MLSEYFEDRHRHAVDPDILNSMDWDPPAQQVINNENTQGSPARVGTSEWCLCGNCMPMQSEEESLCCREIENIVDMLNEQHNCICNLPYLREQLSSREHVLSLYRYGLSYVKSARFRSPEQMQESDYRKTAYRSFTMWVYGYLGPKRRRPIPSCTVKLIRSHFPAPDAIYMGFRYADDDPIAVELV comes from the exons ATG CTGTCAGAATATTTTGAGGACCGTCATCGACATGCAGTTGATCCTGATATTTTAAATAGTATGGACTGGGATCCACCTGCACAGCAAGTGATTAACAACGAAAATACGCAAGGTTCACCAGCAAGAGTTGGAACATCGGAATGGTGTCTATGTGGCAATTGTATGCCAATGCAAAGTGAGGAAGAAAGTCTATGCTGCAGGGAGATAGAGAACATTGTCGATATGTTGAATGAACAACACAATTGCATTTGCAATCTTCCATATCTACGTGAGCAATTATCTTCACGGGAACACGTGCTGTCTCTATACCGTTATGGTCTCAGCTATGTAAAATCCGCTAGATTCCGTTCTCCGGAACAAATGCAGGAAAG TGACTACCGAAAAACTGCCTACAGGTCCTTCACAATGTGGGTGTACGGATACCTGGGACCCAAAAGGCGGCGTCCGATACCCTCATGCACAGTAAAACTGATTAGGTCACACTTTCCTGCACCTGATGCGATATACATGGGTTTTAGATATGCGGATGATGACCCTATAGCTGTTGAACTTGTATAG